The Algoriphagus sp. TR-M9 genome has a window encoding:
- a CDS encoding efflux RND transporter permease subunit — protein sequence MVRFLLARPIAVFMTFLALMVFSFIVLRTLPISLLPPIDVPQIVVKVSYPNASPEAIEQNVLNPIREGLITLNGLEEMDSKAGSEVGTIRLTFDYSTQMELAYIDVNEKIDRLTNSLPEDLARPEVIRINTSDIPVARVQVVPKEGVSEVEVSLLAENVLKKRIEQLPGVSLVDINGKKERIITVQPDEQALAALGMTQQNVISAIQSGNSDLPGISVKDGQFRYFLRLATRVDTPADIESLPVAAASGAIISLGKLASVKYETQENLGYHLFGTQESLVITVHKQASAKMNELIPALKEALELFKVDYPQVDFELTQDQSNLLNAAISNLETSLLFGGMFAFAVLFLFMKDYRLPLIIGLSLPSSLLISFLVFYFFNLSINIISLSGLALGIGMLIDNAIIVLDNITRKRESGLGLFDACVEGVNEVMGALISSVLTTLAVFVPLVFLSGISGALFFDQAVAVTAILSVSLAVAFILLPMLYFLLFSRSKKAYDNQEGRIFSKVLDLYEVGYRSVTQNRNLSFVLFLVLIPLGIGISLLLKSEGLPEIEKLDATLEVDWSEPISAAENRDRVVSLLNTLQGIYTQAEADVGVRQFLLFDGENSIQQALLYFLFPTVEEKVSAIAEMEAFLKDNYPEASFTLGDAPNAFDQLFSSSLPYYEVRWKDLEGKEAIPEEKMDPWLSQFPTQQWERGPGLQKEASVVFTLRADKMATYQIPVDAVQDQINKLFGSYTITDIKRFGEITPIRLKEPNSRFEDLLRTTRVSASDSVSYILGEFVEHDYEDHYKYVTADKGGIYQSLNVTSEDPDELASEYIRWGQEKNLGVTMVGQYFKDKENIQQLIGILLISVLLLYFILAAQFESFIQPLIVVFTLPLGIGGAFLVLWICGASLNVMSAIGLVVMLGIMVNDAILKIDTINRLRADFVESDIISAGEALEMALHKAGQIRLKPILMTSITTILALIPIVFSSGLGADLQRPLVFSVIGGLTIGTLTSLYFVPLAYWFTVSKKSLKSS from the coding sequence ATGGTTAGATTTTTACTGGCCCGTCCCATTGCAGTTTTCATGACTTTTTTGGCGTTGATGGTGTTCTCTTTCATCGTACTGCGTACCCTGCCCATATCTCTACTTCCGCCGATAGATGTGCCGCAGATCGTGGTCAAAGTCAGTTACCCCAATGCTTCTCCCGAGGCCATAGAGCAGAATGTATTGAATCCTATACGAGAGGGGCTGATCACGCTCAATGGTTTGGAAGAAATGGACTCCAAAGCAGGTTCTGAAGTGGGGACTATACGGCTCACCTTCGATTATAGCACGCAGATGGAGTTGGCATATATTGATGTCAATGAGAAGATAGACCGGCTTACCAATTCACTTCCAGAAGATCTGGCTCGCCCTGAAGTCATCCGGATCAACACTTCGGACATTCCCGTGGCGCGGGTTCAAGTGGTGCCAAAAGAAGGAGTGAGTGAGGTCGAGGTAAGTCTTTTGGCAGAAAATGTACTGAAGAAAAGAATAGAACAGCTTCCGGGCGTTTCTCTGGTAGATATCAATGGGAAAAAGGAAAGGATCATCACAGTTCAGCCGGATGAACAAGCCCTAGCTGCACTGGGGATGACTCAGCAAAACGTAATTTCTGCCATACAGTCAGGCAATTCAGATTTGCCGGGTATCTCCGTAAAAGACGGGCAATTTAGATATTTCTTGCGACTGGCTACACGGGTGGATACCCCTGCAGACATTGAGAGTTTGCCAGTTGCTGCTGCTTCTGGAGCTATTATTTCTTTGGGAAAACTGGCATCAGTCAAGTATGAAACTCAGGAGAATTTAGGGTATCACCTTTTTGGTACCCAGGAAAGTCTAGTCATTACCGTGCATAAGCAGGCTTCGGCCAAAATGAATGAGCTTATACCTGCGCTGAAAGAGGCTTTGGAACTCTTCAAAGTGGATTATCCGCAAGTGGATTTCGAACTGACCCAAGACCAATCCAATCTCCTGAATGCGGCCATTTCCAATCTGGAAACGTCCTTGCTCTTTGGAGGGATGTTTGCCTTTGCGGTGCTTTTCCTTTTTATGAAGGATTACCGGCTTCCTTTGATTATCGGCTTGAGCTTGCCTTCTTCTTTACTGATCAGTTTTTTGGTTTTTTACTTCTTCAACCTGTCTATCAATATCATTTCCCTTTCAGGTTTGGCACTGGGAATAGGTATGCTGATAGATAATGCTATCATTGTTTTGGATAACATTACCCGGAAGCGGGAAAGTGGTCTTGGACTATTTGACGCATGTGTGGAAGGTGTGAACGAGGTGATGGGCGCACTGATCAGTTCGGTCCTTACCACCTTGGCAGTGTTTGTGCCTTTGGTTTTTCTGAGCGGAATCTCAGGAGCACTGTTTTTTGATCAGGCGGTGGCGGTGACGGCAATTTTGTCCGTATCGCTAGCAGTGGCATTTATACTATTGCCTATGCTCTACTTTTTACTGTTTTCGCGCAGCAAGAAAGCCTACGATAATCAAGAGGGTCGGATATTCAGCAAGGTACTGGATCTCTACGAAGTGGGGTACAGAAGTGTGACTCAAAACCGGAATCTATCCTTTGTGCTGTTTTTAGTACTTATTCCTTTAGGTATAGGGATAAGTCTTCTACTGAAATCAGAGGGATTGCCTGAAATCGAAAAACTAGACGCAACGCTAGAGGTGGATTGGAGTGAGCCTATTTCGGCAGCGGAAAATAGGGACAGAGTGGTTTCGCTACTGAATACTTTGCAAGGAATTTACACACAAGCAGAAGCTGATGTGGGCGTACGTCAATTCTTATTGTTTGATGGGGAAAACTCCATTCAGCAGGCACTTTTGTACTTTTTGTTTCCTACAGTGGAAGAAAAAGTTTCTGCCATTGCCGAAATGGAGGCTTTCCTCAAGGATAACTACCCTGAGGCTTCCTTTACGCTGGGTGATGCCCCGAATGCGTTTGATCAATTGTTCAGCTCCTCACTTCCGTACTATGAAGTGAGGTGGAAGGACCTGGAAGGCAAAGAAGCTATTCCGGAGGAAAAAATGGACCCTTGGTTGAGCCAGTTTCCTACGCAGCAGTGGGAGCGTGGTCCTGGCTTGCAGAAGGAAGCTTCTGTGGTTTTTACACTTAGAGCGGATAAAATGGCCACTTATCAGATTCCAGTGGATGCCGTTCAGGATCAGATCAACAAGCTCTTTGGGAGCTATACCATTACAGATATCAAGAGATTTGGGGAGATTACTCCTATCCGGCTGAAGGAACCAAACTCAAGGTTTGAAGACCTACTCCGGACCACCAGGGTTTCTGCCTCGGATTCTGTTTCTTACATTTTGGGGGAATTTGTGGAGCATGACTATGAGGATCACTATAAATATGTGACTGCAGACAAAGGCGGAATCTACCAATCCCTCAATGTGACCTCGGAAGACCCGGATGAGCTGGCGAGTGAATATATCCGATGGGGGCAGGAGAAAAACCTAGGAGTGACCATGGTAGGGCAGTATTTTAAGGATAAGGAGAATATCCAGCAATTGATCGGGATTTTGCTTATATCTGTATTGCTGCTGTATTTTATTCTGGCAGCTCAATTTGAAAGCTTCATTCAGCCTTTGATTGTGGTGTTTACCCTTCCCTTAGGGATAGGAGGAGCTTTTCTGGTGCTTTGGATTTGCGGAGCCTCACTCAATGTCATGTCAGCTATAGGTCTAGTAGTGATGCTGGGAATCATGGTAAATGATGCCATTTTGAAAATAGACACCATCAACAGGCTAAGGGCTGATTTTGTGGAGTCGGATATTATTTCTGCCGGGGAAGCGTTGGAAATGGCACTTCACAAAGCCGGTCAGATCCGCTTAAAGCCTATCCTGATGACCTCCATAACCACTATTTTGGCATTGATTCCTATAGTTTTCAGTAGTGGTTTAGGAGCGGACTTGCAGAGACCTTTGGTGTTTTCTGTCATTGGTGGGCTTACTATTGGCACACTCACCTCCTTGTACTTTGTGCCTTTGGCCTATTGGTTTACCGTCTCAAAGAAATCTTTAAAATCCAGCTGA
- a CDS encoding efflux RND transporter permease subunit — protein sequence MTPFRILIVFVVLSILGLATIPMLSVDLNPREREPVLTISYFIQNASPEIVEKLATAPLEGTFSRLSELKKINSTSSYNRGSITLRFDKKADIEMKKFEVSAMIRQVYPQMDSRVGYPNVSQSNQERSDTKSPILIYSVNGPFASFEIKKITEDILKPALTRFEEVEEVAVRGAENLQLFVTYDIQKMQAFGVTRSELSSKLNRAFGLSFPGAVKNTEGKTLFVQVDRSLRDKEQIENLVIAEGDGVEVRLKDVASLTLEEAEPMRYYRINGNNSVTMSVYNRDGVNKVLLAKELKQAITNTAHLLPAGFEVRLEEDDTEYLEIELNKIYKRSGLSILILVVFIFLINRNLKYLSILFLGILANLSLCAIVLYFLKVDIHLYSLAGLTISFGLIVDNAIIMIDHLHKHRNRRVFLALLAASLTTIAALMIVFFLPEEDRKNLSEFSIVVSVMLGISLLIALVFTPAFYQVMFKESVSQGRKLTVFKLRRRVRVLRSYESGIAWTARYRKTFIAFLILLFGLPIFYLPAKWEGQEWYNKTVGNTFYQEEIRPYVDKALGGSMRMFARGVYEKGGYREAEKTRLYVSCRLPFGNTLEQMDFIMREFESYLKGVEGIDQFVTNVSDGQNGFISITFKDEYENGALPYQLKGKLSVKSTDWSGARWNIYGVGQGFYTGGGGEGIPSFRVQMKGYNFDELERQAEIMAEKLLKHKRIQEVNTNERRGYSDPKTEEFVLRLDQGKMALGETNQYEVITALQDMSKPQNVSGSLTLEETNYGLMIRERKSGGFSKFDMEQKGLIGGENKIYKVSDYGTLTKETTTNALFKEDRQYIRMVSFEYMGSGKFGNEYLDEVLEEMKQTMPIGYEAKKNSYSWDYDQQKRQYSLLGLLIVGIFMICAVLFENLKQPVYIIAIIPVSFIGLFLIFSLFDFYFDQGGYAAFVMLGGLAVNAGIFIVNDLNNRDQGIYNRKVLKSVGGKAIPILLTIMSTCFGLIPFIIEGQNEVFWFSLAIGTIGGLVFSMLGVFWVLPVLLWKKSSAMVEAVSPSKPRRRKGVFVFFRGDAAAQR from the coding sequence ATGACTCCATTTCGAATATTGATTGTCTTTGTGGTGCTGTCCATACTAGGGTTGGCCACTATCCCTATGCTGTCTGTGGATCTCAATCCCAGAGAGCGGGAGCCGGTTTTGACAATTTCTTATTTTATTCAAAATGCATCTCCTGAAATCGTAGAAAAACTGGCTACAGCACCCTTGGAAGGTACTTTTTCCAGACTTTCTGAGCTGAAAAAAATCAACTCTACATCCAGCTATAATAGAGGCTCTATCACACTGAGATTCGACAAAAAGGCAGATATAGAGATGAAGAAATTTGAGGTCTCTGCGATGATTAGGCAGGTGTATCCACAGATGGACTCCAGGGTGGGCTACCCCAATGTCTCTCAGTCCAATCAAGAGCGCTCAGATACAAAGAGCCCCATATTGATTTATAGTGTCAATGGACCATTCGCATCTTTTGAGATCAAGAAAATCACGGAGGATATTTTAAAGCCTGCCCTGACACGGTTTGAGGAAGTGGAGGAAGTCGCAGTGCGAGGTGCAGAAAATCTGCAACTGTTTGTCACTTATGATATTCAGAAAATGCAGGCCTTTGGAGTGACCCGAAGTGAGCTTTCTTCCAAGCTTAACCGTGCTTTTGGACTGTCCTTTCCGGGAGCTGTGAAAAATACAGAAGGGAAAACCCTTTTTGTCCAGGTGGATCGTTCCCTGCGGGATAAGGAGCAGATTGAAAACTTGGTGATAGCTGAAGGAGATGGTGTGGAGGTCCGGTTGAAAGATGTGGCCAGTTTGACCTTGGAAGAGGCAGAACCCATGAGGTATTACCGGATCAACGGGAATAACTCGGTGACCATGTCTGTTTACAATCGAGACGGGGTGAATAAGGTGTTATTGGCTAAGGAGCTGAAACAAGCTATTACCAACACTGCGCATCTTTTACCTGCCGGCTTTGAAGTCAGGCTGGAAGAGGACGATACCGAATACCTAGAAATAGAGCTAAACAAGATCTATAAGCGATCAGGTTTGTCCATTTTGATTTTGGTGGTATTTATCTTTTTGATCAACAGAAACTTAAAATACCTCAGTATCCTGTTTCTCGGGATTTTGGCCAATCTCAGCCTTTGTGCCATTGTTTTGTATTTTCTGAAAGTAGATATTCATCTGTATTCCCTTGCCGGACTTACGATTAGCTTTGGCCTGATAGTGGACAATGCAATCATCATGATCGATCATCTGCACAAACACCGCAATAGAAGGGTGTTTTTGGCTTTGTTGGCAGCTTCCTTGACTACGATCGCTGCGCTGATGATTGTCTTTTTTCTGCCAGAGGAAGACCGTAAAAATCTCTCGGAATTTTCCATAGTAGTATCGGTGATGCTGGGCATTTCATTATTGATCGCGCTGGTATTTACCCCGGCGTTTTATCAGGTGATGTTCAAGGAGTCTGTGAGTCAAGGTAGGAAACTGACAGTTTTTAAGCTACGAAGGCGTGTCAGGGTTTTGCGCAGCTATGAAAGCGGAATAGCCTGGACAGCCCGTTACAGGAAAACCTTTATTGCGTTTTTGATTTTACTTTTTGGACTGCCCATCTTTTATCTTCCTGCCAAGTGGGAGGGACAGGAGTGGTACAACAAAACCGTTGGCAACACTTTTTACCAAGAGGAAATCAGACCTTATGTGGACAAAGCTTTGGGGGGATCCATGCGGATGTTTGCCCGCGGAGTATATGAAAAAGGAGGCTACAGAGAGGCAGAGAAAACTCGCTTGTATGTATCCTGCCGTTTGCCTTTTGGGAATACCCTGGAGCAGATGGATTTTATCATGCGTGAGTTTGAATCCTACCTGAAAGGAGTGGAGGGGATAGATCAGTTTGTGACCAATGTGAGCGATGGGCAAAATGGTTTTATCTCTATTACCTTCAAGGATGAGTATGAAAACGGGGCGCTGCCCTATCAGCTGAAGGGCAAGTTATCCGTAAAATCTACCGATTGGAGTGGGGCCAGGTGGAATATTTACGGTGTGGGTCAAGGCTTTTACACCGGTGGAGGCGGAGAAGGGATTCCGAGTTTTCGGGTGCAGATGAAAGGGTACAACTTTGATGAGCTGGAGCGGCAGGCGGAGATAATGGCCGAGAAGCTGCTCAAGCATAAAAGAATTCAGGAAGTAAATACCAATGAAAGAAGAGGCTACTCTGATCCTAAAACGGAGGAATTTGTGCTGCGCCTGGATCAAGGAAAAATGGCCTTGGGTGAGACCAATCAGTATGAAGTGATCACTGCACTGCAGGATATGTCCAAACCGCAGAATGTCTCCGGAAGTCTGACCCTAGAGGAAACGAACTATGGGCTGATGATCAGGGAGCGTAAATCGGGTGGTTTCAGTAAGTTTGACATGGAGCAAAAGGGGCTGATAGGTGGCGAAAACAAAATTTATAAGGTGTCGGACTATGGGACTTTGACCAAGGAGACTACCACCAATGCACTTTTCAAAGAAGACCGTCAATATATCCGTATGGTTTCTTTCGAATATATGGGTTCGGGCAAGTTTGGGAATGAATACCTGGACGAAGTATTGGAGGAAATGAAGCAAACCATGCCGATTGGGTACGAGGCCAAGAAGAACTCGTACTCCTGGGATTATGACCAGCAGAAGCGGCAATACTCCTTATTAGGCTTGTTGATAGTGGGGATTTTTATGATCTGCGCGGTATTGTTTGAAAACCTAAAACAGCCCGTTTATATCATAGCCATCATTCCGGTCAGCTTTATTGGCTTATTTCTGATCTTTTCTCTTTTTGATTTTTATTTTGACCAAGGCGGGTATGCTGCTTTTGTGATGCTTGGAGGTTTGGCTGTGAATGCGGGGATTTTTATCGTCAATGATCTGAATAACCGTGATCAGGGCATCTACAACAGGAAAGTGCTGAAGTCTGTTGGGGGTAAGGCGATTCCGATTTTATTGACCATAATGTCTACCTGCTTCGGACTGATTCCTTTTATCATAGAAGGGCAAAATGAAGTGTTCTGGTTTTCCCTGGCGATAGGGACGATTGGCGGATTGGTTTTCAGTATGTTGGGTGTGTTTTGGGTACTGCCGGTGCTGCTGTGGAAGAAATCTTCTGCGATGGTGGAGGCTGTCTCTCCCTCAAAACCGCGAAGGCGCAAAGGGGTGTTTGTTTTTTTTCGCGGCGACGCGGCGGCGCAGCGTTAG
- a CDS encoding ATP-binding protein yields the protein MIKRLIENLFLKSMARFPVTGIVGPRQVGKTTLAKQQLLDTDAIYLDLEKNSDINKLNDPELFFSQNQGKTIILDEIQHLPAIFPLLRAVIDENRKPGRFVILGSASPSLLRQSSESLAGRINYLEMTPLSILETTKKITSQDLWIYGGFPEPALSQDSDFVHDWYRSFTTSYIQQDLPQYGLPADPRVTRQFLMMIASAHGGVLSYSTFAKSLGLSVPTIKTYLGFLLDAFLLRELQAWSVNSKKRLIKSPKLYFRDTGMLHYLLGIKNMESIFGNIVLGSSWEAFVINQTAAVLKSDDEMYYYRTHDGAEIDLLIRRNNTWLAAAEIKFSVNPKLTKGTHLAMEDLGIELLHVVIPREENYPMTKNIQVVGVEKFLLAISG from the coding sequence ATGATAAAGCGTTTAATAGAAAATCTCTTCTTAAAATCTATGGCTAGATTTCCTGTCACGGGAATAGTAGGCCCTAGACAAGTAGGTAAAACTACCTTGGCAAAACAGCAATTGCTAGATACAGACGCTATTTATCTCGATTTAGAGAAAAACTCGGACATCAACAAACTGAATGACCCAGAGTTATTCTTTTCCCAAAATCAAGGCAAAACCATTATCCTAGATGAAATTCAACATCTGCCCGCAATTTTCCCTTTACTGAGAGCTGTAATTGACGAAAACCGAAAACCTGGCCGATTTGTAATCCTTGGATCTGCATCGCCTTCTTTGCTTCGTCAAAGTTCTGAAAGTTTGGCCGGACGGATCAACTACCTTGAGATGACTCCGCTTTCTATTTTGGAAACCACTAAAAAAATAACCAGCCAAGATCTCTGGATTTACGGAGGTTTTCCTGAGCCTGCCCTGTCACAGGATTCGGACTTCGTCCATGATTGGTACCGCAGTTTCACCACAAGTTACATTCAGCAAGACTTGCCTCAGTATGGACTACCTGCTGATCCTAGAGTGACAAGGCAATTCTTAATGATGATCGCCTCTGCGCATGGAGGAGTGCTCAGCTATTCTACCTTTGCCAAATCCCTGGGTTTATCTGTACCTACCATCAAAACATACTTAGGGTTCCTTCTAGATGCTTTCCTTTTGAGAGAATTACAAGCATGGTCAGTCAACTCAAAGAAAAGATTGATCAAATCACCAAAACTTTACTTCAGAGACACGGGGATGCTGCATTATTTGCTAGGTATCAAGAATATGGAAAGCATCTTTGGGAATATCGTGTTGGGTAGTTCCTGGGAAGCTTTTGTGATCAACCAAACTGCGGCGGTATTGAAATCCGATGACGAAATGTACTACTATAGAACTCACGATGGCGCCGAAATTGACCTCTTGATTCGACGCAACAATACGTGGCTGGCAGCAGCAGAGATCAAATTCAGCGTAAATCCAAAACTGACCAAAGGTACTCATCTAGCAATGGAAGATCTGGGGATAGAACTACTACATGTCGTTATCCCTAGAGAAGAAAATTACCCGATGACAAAAAACATACAGGTAGTGGGAGTAGAAAAATTCTTACTGGCTATTTCAGGCTAA
- a CDS encoding DUF4221 domain-containing protein, with the protein MKYLKTVIYLLFLISCSDTNVSEQEISVTVSDLQSFEIGQLGMSGTIPFIFMPDHENKNNLLVYNQYFRRIDSLFFLSDTVLARKGNEVPAEGPHGIQNFKSFFSNLDYLVYLSGYGVGIDGEEGLEFFGLGSFDFIENDNMTHIVRDNGFNQTYTGLGSKKDIYFLTKNFVNSQYAINHFDLTTKELELIDFPLKDELLQIHDPAFTYNNAEVRAFNFPFLLANEEEIIVSYPFMSTIQVMNIQSRISREFSPLPIGFSSIKEEPIVLSNNASYDQGNEMITKWTEDVHFGPILTYRDQYFYRIVREHAERTNKNYYIEVFDLDFNKILEKELVGIRDVPILKYFSTGDDIILHPINYFEDDEDFYNFYRVNLLAKD; encoded by the coding sequence ATGAAATATTTAAAGACAGTCATTTATTTATTGTTTTTAATTTCCTGTTCGGATACGAATGTTTCTGAACAGGAAATTTCTGTAACTGTCAGTGATCTTCAGAGTTTTGAGATTGGGCAACTGGGAATGTCTGGAACTATTCCTTTTATATTTATGCCTGATCACGAGAATAAAAACAATTTGTTGGTTTATAATCAATATTTCAGGCGAATTGATAGTTTGTTTTTTCTTTCAGATACTGTGTTAGCCCGAAAGGGAAATGAAGTTCCTGCTGAGGGCCCACATGGAATTCAAAATTTTAAAAGTTTTTTTTCTAATCTTGATTACTTAGTGTATTTGAGTGGATATGGGGTAGGAATAGACGGAGAGGAAGGTTTGGAATTTTTTGGATTAGGCTCATTCGATTTTATCGAAAATGATAATATGACCCATATTGTTAGAGACAATGGCTTTAATCAGACTTATACAGGTTTAGGTAGTAAAAAAGATATTTATTTTCTTACCAAGAATTTTGTGAATAGCCAATATGCCATTAACCATTTTGATCTAACTACTAAGGAATTAGAATTGATTGATTTCCCATTAAAAGACGAATTACTTCAGATTCATGACCCTGCCTTCACATATAATAATGCTGAAGTTAGAGCTTTTAATTTCCCTTTTTTACTGGCAAATGAAGAGGAGATAATTGTGTCTTATCCTTTTATGAGTACCATTCAGGTAATGAATATCCAGTCCAGAATATCCCGGGAATTTTCGCCATTGCCGATTGGTTTTTCATCTATTAAAGAGGAACCAATAGTGCTCTCTAACAATGCTTCTTATGATCAGGGAAATGAAATGATTACAAAATGGACAGAAGATGTTCATTTTGGCCCAATACTTACTTATCGGGATCAGTATTTTTATAGAATAGTCCGAGAACATGCAGAAAGGACTAATAAGAATTATTATATAGAGGTGTTTGATCTAGATTTCAATAAAATATTGGAGAAAGAGTTAGTGGGAATTAGAGATGTGCCAATTCTGAAATACTTTTCAACGGGGGATGATATCATCTTACATCCTATCAATTATTTTGAAGATGATGAAGACTTCTATAATTTTTATAGGGTAAATCTACTGGCTAAAGATTAG
- a CDS encoding glycoside hydrolase family 5 protein — MNPSDSRRDFLKKSAFVGTGLTLAAGTSISAFAEASRSKNKLPAWKGFNLLDFFSHDPNAGRPTKPEYVQWIADWGFDFARIPISYPSYLDIDRSRPIRPDEVLNFDESRLEKVDDLVERCIDHGLHVSLNLHRAPGFCINAGFVEPYNLWKDQEAQDAFCAHWEMWANRYKGISKKKLSFDLVNEPYQREDPNDQHSPGGPVDILDYRRVAEAALDTIRSVKKSRLVIADGNGGGGTALPEFADLDLAQSCRGYHPFPISHYKAGWVYKDPSSVPPVDWPLNQGERMLDIDEIRRYYAPWKALVDQGVGVHCGECGCYNETPHDVFLSWFGDVLTVLKENGIGFGIWEFSGAFGVLNSGRKDVEYEDWYGEKLDRKFLELLRAQM, encoded by the coding sequence ATGAACCCCTCCGATTCCCGCAGAGATTTTCTCAAGAAGTCAGCCTTTGTTGGTACAGGTCTTACTTTGGCCGCAGGTACTTCTATTTCTGCTTTTGCGGAAGCATCCCGGTCCAAAAACAAACTCCCTGCCTGGAAAGGCTTTAACCTGCTCGATTTTTTTTCGCATGATCCCAATGCTGGCAGGCCTACTAAGCCCGAATATGTGCAATGGATCGCTGACTGGGGTTTTGATTTTGCACGAATTCCGATTTCTTATCCTAGTTATTTGGATATAGATCGCTCCCGTCCGATTCGCCCAGATGAGGTGTTGAATTTCGATGAAAGTCGGCTTGAGAAAGTAGATGATCTAGTGGAGCGTTGTATAGATCATGGATTACATGTGAGTTTGAACCTCCATCGTGCTCCCGGCTTTTGCATCAATGCGGGCTTTGTGGAACCTTACAATCTCTGGAAAGATCAGGAAGCTCAGGATGCATTCTGCGCGCACTGGGAAATGTGGGCAAATCGGTACAAAGGGATTTCCAAGAAGAAATTAAGCTTTGATCTGGTCAATGAACCTTACCAGCGGGAAGATCCTAATGACCAACATAGTCCAGGAGGACCAGTTGATATATTGGATTATCGCCGGGTGGCAGAAGCAGCTTTGGATACCATCAGGTCTGTCAAGAAATCCAGACTGGTGATAGCCGATGGGAATGGTGGAGGAGGAACCGCACTGCCTGAATTTGCGGATCTGGATCTGGCACAAAGTTGTCGTGGTTATCATCCCTTTCCCATATCGCATTATAAGGCTGGCTGGGTTTACAAAGATCCCTCATCTGTTCCGCCGGTAGATTGGCCATTGAATCAGGGAGAAAGGATGCTGGATATTGATGAAATCAGAAGGTACTATGCGCCATGGAAAGCGCTGGTGGACCAGGGAGTGGGTGTGCACTGTGGGGAGTGCGGTTGCTATAATGAAACGCCTCATGACGTGTTTCTTAGCTGGTTTGGTGATGTATTGACAGTCTTGAAGGAAAACGGGATTGGCTTTGGGATCTGGGAGTTTTCTGGAGCTTTTGGAGTATTGAATTCCGGTAGAAAGGACGTGGAATACGAGGATTGGTACGGGGAAAAGCTGGACCGGAAGTTTCTGGAATTGTTAAGAGCCCAGATGTGA
- a CDS encoding DUF5723 family protein, translating to MKSFFKWRLFSLTILWLIGQTTLAQTFIGSTVDNQAGVHSLLLNPALAVGSKMRLDINLISSSAFIGNDYLSIDMSDLDSFQNGFELNTDGDTNPTDNNNFFGNVDILGPSILFNLDQKNSLAFTTRVRGFFNLNNIGGDLYELANTEYNEQTDFSVSMEDASGLIHAWAEIGASYARIILDDENQSLKAGLTLKYLAGAGGVYGESQLLTAQYSNQTDLLTTSGELRYGYTSGFDSDDINFSDIKSGFGADIGVVYEIKEQNVNTYYNPYKFRFGVSVMDIGAINYEQTTRSIYNMDNTIDANEFDNKDLDEILEDNFNGVEALGRTKMGLPTSLQFFGDYNINGSFFVSAQGAISLKKNKENPVSHLINSFTLTPRFERRWVSVYSPLSIRQYDSSLAWGIGVRAGPLMIGSGSIVSNLISNNSKSTDLYVGLKVPIYK from the coding sequence ATGAAGTCTTTTTTCAAATGGAGATTATTCTCCCTAACCATATTATGGCTAATCGGTCAGACTACCTTAGCCCAAACATTTATTGGAAGTACTGTAGATAATCAGGCAGGTGTACATTCACTTTTGCTTAACCCGGCCCTAGCGGTAGGCTCTAAAATGCGCCTGGACATCAATTTAATCTCTAGCTCTGCTTTCATTGGAAATGACTACCTCAGTATAGACATGAGCGATTTGGACAGCTTTCAAAATGGATTTGAACTCAATACTGACGGAGATACCAATCCCACAGACAATAATAACTTCTTCGGCAATGTCGATATCCTGGGGCCTTCGATTTTATTCAATCTGGATCAAAAAAACAGCCTTGCTTTCACCACAAGAGTGAGAGGATTTTTTAACCTAAATAATATAGGAGGAGACCTGTACGAATTGGCAAATACTGAATATAATGAGCAGACGGACTTTAGTGTAAGCATGGAGGATGCATCTGGGCTGATCCACGCTTGGGCAGAAATAGGAGCCAGCTATGCACGCATAATTCTAGATGACGAAAACCAATCGCTAAAAGCAGGCCTTACCTTGAAATATCTGGCAGGTGCCGGAGGAGTGTATGGCGAAAGTCAACTGCTCACCGCCCAGTATAGCAATCAAACTGACCTATTGACCACTTCAGGTGAGTTACGGTATGGTTATACCTCAGGATTTGACTCTGATGATATTAATTTTTCTGATATCAAGTCTGGATTTGGAGCTGATATAGGGGTAGTGTATGAAATCAAGGAGCAAAATGTCAACACTTATTACAATCCCTATAAATTCAGGTTTGGAGTTTCTGTAATGGATATAGGAGCCATAAATTATGAGCAAACCACCAGAAGCATTTACAACATGGATAATACCATAGATGCCAACGAGTTTGACAATAAAGACCTGGACGAAATTTTAGAAGACAATTTCAACGGAGTAGAAGCTCTCGGAAGAACCAAAATGGGGCTACCTACTTCTTTGCAGTTTTTTGGCGATTACAATATCAACGGCAGCTTTTTTGTATCGGCTCAGGGGGCTATTTCCCTCAAGAAAAATAAAGAAAACCCAGTAAGCCACCTGATCAATTCATTTACGTTAACACCAAGATTTGAAAGAAGATGGGTCAGTGTTTATAGCCCGCTTAGCATACGTCAATACGATTCCAGTTTGGCTTGGGGAATTGGTGTACGGGCCGGACCATTAATGATAGGCTCAGGGTCCATTGTCAGCAACCTGATTTCCAATAATTCGAAAAGTACAGATTTGTATGTAGGACTGAAGGTGCCGATCTATAAATAG